CGGCAAATCTGTTTCCATTGAGCTCCGTGAATGCAATGGCTAACGAATTTCTCGTAGTCTTTCACAGTAGCAGCACTCTGGAAGGAAATTAGTCTGCGGTCATCTGAGGCGGTAAGACGGCTACGAAACTAGAGAAATCTTTACGATGCCCACGAGAAGGGCTCTGTCATCCTGTCTTTTCAGAGAGGAATCATCAAAATAGCGTGAGGAGGAGAATTTCCGGAAATTCTCTTCCTCTTATTGCACGTTACATCATCGGCGCTGATCACTTGATTTCCTTCTGCATGTAAACGATGTCAAAGGATCGGCCCAGTTTGAAGCCGATGTTTTTCAGGCGCCCGGCATGGATAAAGCCCTGGCTGGCGTGAAAGGACATGCTTTGTTCATTCTCAGAGGATATTTCCGCAATGATATGGCGGATGCCCTGCTTCACGGCATCCTCTTCCAGACGGCCCAGACACATCCGGCCAATGCCCCGGCCAAGATGGGAGGGAACAATGAAGTAAGTGATGGTGGCCGTTTCCCGGAATGTGGGTACGGGCTTATACGCACTCAGGAAGCAGAAGCCTACTACTTCACCGGCCCGGCAGTCCACCACGGCATACGCCGGATAACCTTTCACGCGTTCCAGAATATGGGGATAAAAGGATTCCGGCAGTTCCGCATCCGAGAAAGCGGCCGTTCCATTCATCACGTAATGGTTGAAGATACGGA
This DNA window, taken from Akkermansia muciniphila, encodes the following:
- a CDS encoding N-acetyltransferase family protein, which gives rise to MNMVEKIVFEPLADSHREAVIRIFNHYVMNGTAAFSDAELPESFYPHILERVKGYPAYAVVDCRAGEVVGFCFLSAYKPVPTFRETATITYFIVPSHLGRGIGRMCLGRLEEDAVKQGIRHIIAEISSENEQSMSFHASQGFIHAGRLKNIGFKLGRSFDIVYMQKEIK